One genomic segment of Pseudoalteromonas sp. GCY includes these proteins:
- a CDS encoding FAD-dependent oxidoreductase, with protein MSENVYQFIDVQRVDPRKKPISTRKQSFVEIYEPFSEQQVHSQSDRCLDCGNPYCEWKCPVHNYIPQWLKLIRTGRIIEAAELSHRTNSLPEVCGRVCPQDRLCEGSCTLNEEFGAVTIGNIEKYITDTAFAQGWKPDLSYVTWTDKKVAIIGAGPAGLGCADILVRNGVRPVVYDRNPEIGGLLTFGIPSFKLEKSVMENRREIFTEMGVEFKLNTEVGRDVSMDELLSQYDAVFLGVGTYQSMKGNLENEDADGVYDALPFLIGNTNRVMGYDESQHSYVNMAGKRVVVLGGGDTAMDCVRTSVRQNAQSVICAYRRDEENMPGSVREVKNAKEEGVEFRFNLQPVGIEVDSSGKVTGVKMVKTQLGEPDKNGRRSAETVEGSEHTLEADAVIMAFGFKPHNLDWLAQYDVAINHWGGIVAPEKGAFTHQTSNPKIFAGGDAVRGSDLVVTAIFEGRNAAEGILDYLEV; from the coding sequence ATGAGCGAGAACGTTTACCAATTTATCGATGTACAACGTGTAGATCCGCGCAAAAAGCCTATTTCTACGCGTAAGCAATCTTTTGTTGAAATTTATGAGCCATTTTCTGAGCAGCAAGTTCATTCGCAGTCCGATCGTTGTTTAGATTGTGGTAACCCGTATTGTGAATGGAAGTGTCCAGTTCACAACTATATTCCGCAATGGCTCAAGCTTATTCGTACGGGCAGAATCATTGAGGCAGCGGAGCTGTCTCACCGTACCAATAGTTTGCCTGAAGTGTGTGGTCGAGTATGTCCGCAAGATAGGCTTTGTGAGGGATCGTGTACGCTGAACGAAGAGTTTGGTGCAGTGACCATAGGAAATATTGAAAAGTATATTACCGATACGGCTTTTGCACAGGGCTGGAAGCCCGATCTTTCTTACGTAACTTGGACTGATAAGAAAGTCGCAATCATAGGTGCGGGTCCGGCAGGACTTGGCTGTGCAGATATTCTAGTGCGAAACGGCGTGCGCCCTGTGGTGTATGATCGTAACCCTGAGATTGGCGGTTTGCTGACCTTTGGGATCCCGTCATTCAAATTAGAAAAATCGGTAATGGAAAACCGTCGCGAGATTTTCACTGAAATGGGCGTTGAGTTTAAACTCAATACCGAGGTTGGTCGTGACGTTTCAATGGACGAATTATTGTCGCAATACGACGCCGTATTCTTAGGTGTGGGGACGTACCAAAGCATGAAAGGCAATCTTGAAAATGAAGATGCCGACGGTGTTTATGATGCGCTACCATTTTTGATTGGTAACACCAACCGAGTCATGGGTTATGACGAAAGCCAGCATAGCTATGTGAACATGGCAGGTAAGCGCGTGGTGGTACTAGGCGGTGGGGACACAGCGATGGACTGTGTTAGAACGTCAGTTAGACAAAATGCGCAATCCGTGATCTGTGCTTATCGTCGTGATGAAGAAAACATGCCCGGCTCAGTTCGAGAAGTTAAAAATGCCAAAGAAGAAGGGGTTGAATTTAGATTCAATTTGCAGCCAGTTGGTATTGAAGTCGACAGCTCAGGCAAAGTCACGGGCGTTAAAATGGTGAAAACACAATTAGGTGAACCTGACAAAAATGGTCGCCGTAGTGCTGAAACCGTGGAGGGCTCTGAGCATACACTAGAAGCTGACGCGGTGATCATGGCATTTGGCTTTAAGCCGCACAACCTTGACTGGTTAGCACAATATGATGTTGCAATAAATCACTGGGGCGGCATTGTTGCACCAGAAAAAGGCGCATTTACACATCAAACAAGTAATCCAAAAATCTTTGCAGGTGGTGACGCCGTACGAGGTTCTGATTTAGTGGTGACGGCGATTTTTGAAGGCCGCAACGCCGCTGAAGGCATTTTGGACTATTTAGAAGTTTAA
- the nadK gene encoding NAD(+) kinase, translating into MTTTFNTIGLIGKPNHEGAGTTLQRLYTFLQALGYEVLVEDRVAEQIKSLDEDAVVELVELGKRCDLAIVVGGDGNMLGAARVLARFDVAVIGVNRGNLGFLTDLNPEGFEAQLEAVLSGQFIEESRFLLEVAVYRHHQLKSANLAMNEAVLHADKVAHMIEFEAFIDDDFVFSQRSDGLIVSTPTGSTAYSLSGGGPILTPELDAISLVPMFPHTLSSRPLVVDAEKEVKLKLSLENTDSLQVSCDSHVVLAVLPGDEVIIKKAEKRLRLIHPKCYSYYNVLRQKLNWGSRLY; encoded by the coding sequence ATGACGACCACGTTTAACACCATCGGCTTAATTGGCAAACCCAACCACGAAGGCGCGGGGACGACCTTACAACGACTCTACACATTTTTGCAAGCATTAGGATATGAAGTACTCGTAGAAGATCGCGTTGCGGAGCAAATAAAGTCGTTAGACGAAGACGCTGTAGTCGAGTTAGTTGAACTAGGTAAACGCTGCGATCTTGCTATTGTTGTTGGGGGTGACGGTAACATGCTTGGTGCAGCAAGAGTACTGGCTCGTTTTGATGTCGCCGTGATTGGTGTAAACCGCGGTAACTTAGGCTTTTTGACAGATTTGAATCCCGAAGGCTTTGAAGCGCAGCTCGAAGCGGTGTTAAGCGGCCAATTTATTGAAGAATCGAGATTTCTATTGGAGGTGGCGGTATACCGACATCACCAACTTAAAAGCGCAAATTTAGCAATGAACGAAGCCGTATTACACGCTGATAAGGTTGCTCATATGATTGAATTTGAGGCCTTTATCGACGACGACTTCGTATTTTCACAGCGCTCGGACGGTTTAATTGTCTCGACACCAACGGGGTCAACCGCTTACTCGCTTTCAGGTGGTGGTCCTATTTTGACCCCAGAACTCGACGCTATTTCACTGGTGCCTATGTTTCCGCACACCTTATCCAGCAGGCCTTTAGTGGTGGATGCAGAAAAAGAAGTCAAACTTAAGTTAAGTCTAGAAAATACCGACAGCTTACAAGTGAGTTGTGACAGTCATGTCGTACTGGCAGTGCTACCTGGTGACGAAGTTATAATCAAAAAAGCGGAGAAAAGACTAAGACTGATCCATCCTAAATGTTACTCCTACTACAATGTTCTTAGACAAAAATTAAATTGGGGCAGTAGGCTTTACTAA
- a CDS encoding substrate-binding periplasmic protein, with translation MNETLWPPYISRKEGNVSGLEINALNTLFRDSPYCLKYVFYPTSARMLAELKAGKVDLLVAATKTATRAKFAYFTTPYRQEVMALFQHKDKPKIGGEVESLILAGNTFALNAGSYYGIAFEKLIQDFYNDQLVHLPNAARRFKMLSKQRVDYVVEDKLAGEHFIQTKEYTDVIYSGIDANKTPVSYMLSKVSLTIVDLENINQLIELHQSELSNLFSFHHVSDPN, from the coding sequence ATGAATGAAACACTTTGGCCCCCCTATATTTCCCGTAAAGAAGGTAATGTCTCTGGTTTAGAGATTAATGCTCTAAACACCCTTTTTAGAGATTCTCCTTATTGTCTTAAATACGTCTTTTATCCCACTTCAGCAAGAATGCTAGCGGAGCTAAAAGCAGGTAAAGTAGACTTACTGGTGGCCGCGACCAAAACGGCAACTAGAGCTAAGTTTGCGTACTTCACTACACCTTACCGCCAAGAAGTCATGGCATTATTCCAACATAAAGACAAACCAAAAATTGGCGGCGAAGTTGAGTCGTTGATCCTTGCAGGAAACACTTTTGCACTGAATGCTGGCAGCTATTACGGTATTGCCTTTGAAAAACTGATCCAAGACTTTTATAACGATCAGCTGGTACACCTACCCAATGCCGCTCGTCGCTTTAAAATGTTGAGTAAACAGCGAGTTGACTATGTTGTTGAAGATAAGCTCGCGGGCGAACACTTTATTCAAACCAAAGAGTATACCGATGTTATCTATTCAGGTATCGACGCGAATAAAACACCTGTTAGCTATATGCTTAGCAAAGTCAGTTTAACTATTGTAGATCTTGAAAACATCAATCAACTAATCGAATTGCATCAGAGCGAACTCAGCAATTTGTTTTCTTTTCATCACGTTTCCGATCCCAATTGA
- a CDS encoding CHASE domain-containing protein translates to MSLANAHTVRQSRFLPLVAALLVLVGSMLYGLVLYEQEKEHHADKVAAALASRLDHVTEGVNERVTLYWYGILGLRTAIYANHQHSFDYQAMQRYISSFDFQAEYSGARGVGIIKYVPVNNVSSFVQQAQAERTDRIFSIKTLNPHNTSKFVIQYIEPEVNNDQAVGLDIGSEDSRRTAAIEAATANEPRLTAPITLVQADNKIKYGFLILAPIYTSIGMAANEENRLDNLVGWTYSPLLIDEILSTLLSFRQDVSIQISDVTNNDENTPFYQALKEDVKELDNSVAKQVNLFGRTWEVKIWPTPQFIRSLNLVSPNTILQVAQLVSALLAIITYILLLSFTRQRLAEKEKLAAEEERAQSLAKLNSSLEQEVKARTKEIVKYSQLHTSIVEGSGYAIVATDPDGIITQFNPAAERLLGYKKDELIGKSSPAIFHLEEEVIARAKALTEELGRVIEPGFEVFVAKAKQGAVDTSRWTYVTKQNQYVQIKLNVTTLTDERGNVDGFLGIALDLTEQLKHERELSHAKEAAEQAAKAKAAFLANMSHEIRTPMNGLYGTLQLLKSEPLNSTATNLLEKATYSVKALNTIINDILDFSKIEAGRIELEERPFNIEVLVEHLRSDFLVLAKNKGLKLKIHVELEHKFWLGDEVRVRQVLLNLLSNSIKFTETGSIITHIKPLQNDSGMLITVADTGIGMTEATIKKLFSRFEQADKSTTRKFGGTGLGLSITRSLIDLMGGTIKVKSTVGEGSLFSIELPMQKSECTSDQPKSDQLKAADLSGTSILLAEDNPVNQLVVRSMISKANGDIAIANNGKESIEQFDLNKPDLILMDIQMPEMDGVEACKRLKSKDPNIPIIALTANAFPEDKALYERVGFDGYVAKPIEQLELINTIATVLAQSRNVQ, encoded by the coding sequence GTGTCGTTAGCGAATGCTCACACAGTTCGCCAGAGCCGATTTTTGCCACTTGTTGCTGCACTACTCGTGTTAGTTGGCAGTATGCTTTACGGGCTGGTGTTATATGAGCAAGAAAAGGAGCATCATGCTGACAAGGTAGCGGCGGCACTTGCCTCACGACTTGACCATGTGACTGAGGGGGTAAACGAGCGCGTTACGCTGTATTGGTACGGTATTTTGGGGCTTCGCACTGCAATTTATGCGAACCACCAACACAGTTTTGACTATCAGGCGATGCAGCGTTATATCAGCTCATTTGATTTCCAAGCGGAATATTCTGGGGCTCGTGGCGTTGGGATCATCAAATATGTCCCCGTCAATAACGTAAGCAGCTTTGTGCAACAAGCACAAGCTGAGCGTACAGACAGAATATTCTCTATCAAAACGCTAAACCCACATAACACCAGCAAATTTGTTATCCAGTATATTGAGCCTGAAGTAAATAATGACCAAGCCGTCGGTTTGGACATTGGCTCTGAAGACAGTCGTCGAACAGCGGCGATAGAAGCAGCAACTGCCAATGAGCCGAGACTTACCGCTCCAATTACCTTAGTGCAAGCCGACAATAAAATTAAATATGGCTTTTTGATACTCGCGCCAATTTATACCTCTATTGGTATGGCAGCAAATGAAGAAAATCGCTTAGACAACTTAGTTGGTTGGACTTATTCCCCGTTACTTATCGATGAGATCCTGTCGACTTTGCTGTCTTTTCGACAAGATGTCTCGATTCAAATTTCCGATGTAACCAATAACGATGAAAACACGCCATTTTATCAGGCGCTAAAAGAAGATGTTAAAGAGTTGGATAACTCAGTGGCTAAGCAGGTCAACTTGTTCGGTCGCACTTGGGAAGTAAAAATTTGGCCAACTCCGCAGTTTATCCGTTCACTCAATCTCGTCTCTCCTAATACCATTTTACAGGTCGCGCAGCTGGTCTCTGCGCTATTGGCAATCATCACTTATATTTTGCTTTTAAGTTTTACACGTCAGCGTCTAGCAGAAAAGGAAAAGTTAGCTGCAGAAGAAGAAAGAGCACAATCCCTTGCTAAACTAAACTCGTCATTAGAACAGGAAGTCAAAGCACGAACTAAAGAAATCGTAAAATACAGCCAACTTCACACCAGCATTGTTGAAGGTTCGGGTTATGCCATTGTTGCCACCGATCCTGACGGTATCATTACCCAGTTTAACCCCGCAGCCGAGCGTTTATTAGGGTACAAAAAAGATGAACTCATTGGTAAATCATCCCCTGCCATTTTCCATCTTGAGGAAGAGGTCATAGCAAGAGCAAAAGCGTTAACTGAAGAGCTTGGCAGAGTCATTGAACCTGGATTTGAAGTCTTTGTCGCCAAAGCCAAACAGGGTGCGGTAGATACTAGCCGATGGACTTACGTCACTAAGCAAAATCAATACGTGCAAATTAAGCTTAACGTAACGACATTGACCGACGAACGTGGCAATGTTGATGGTTTTTTAGGTATAGCATTGGATCTCACAGAGCAGCTTAAGCACGAACGAGAACTCTCGCACGCTAAAGAAGCAGCCGAGCAAGCAGCTAAGGCCAAAGCCGCCTTTTTGGCTAATATGAGTCATGAAATACGAACCCCCATGAACGGCTTATACGGCACATTACAACTATTAAAGTCGGAGCCACTTAACAGCACCGCCACCAATCTGCTTGAGAAGGCCACCTACTCAGTTAAGGCACTTAACACCATAATTAACGATATTTTAGATTTCTCAAAAATTGAAGCCGGTAGAATTGAGCTTGAAGAACGACCATTTAATATTGAGGTGTTGGTTGAGCATCTGCGTTCTGATTTTTTGGTATTGGCAAAAAACAAGGGGCTGAAGCTTAAGATCCACGTTGAGCTTGAGCATAAATTTTGGCTTGGGGACGAAGTCAGGGTCAGGCAAGTGCTGCTTAACCTCTTGTCTAACTCCATTAAGTTTACTGAAACAGGCAGTATTATTACCCATATAAAACCGCTTCAAAATGATTCAGGTATGCTTATCACCGTTGCCGACACCGGCATAGGGATGACAGAAGCCACAATTAAAAAACTCTTTTCACGATTTGAGCAGGCGGATAAGTCCACCACCAGAAAATTTGGTGGTACGGGGCTTGGTCTTTCTATCACCCGTTCTCTAATTGACCTGATGGGCGGTACAATTAAAGTAAAAAGCACCGTCGGCGAAGGCAGCCTATTTAGCATCGAACTGCCCATGCAAAAGTCTGAGTGTACGTCAGATCAACCTAAAAGCGATCAGCTAAAAGCAGCAGACTTGAGTGGCACATCCATATTGCTGGCTGAGGATAATCCAGTGAATCAGCTGGTAGTTCGTTCTATGATCAGTAAAGCCAATGGTGATATTGCGATTGCGAATAACGGTAAAGAGTCCATTGAACAATTCGATCTAAACAAACCGGATCTAATACTTATGGACATTCAAATGCCTGAAATGGACGGCGTTGAAGCCTGCAAACGTCTTAAAAGTAAAGATCCCAATATCCCAATAATCGCATTGACTGCAAATGCCTTTCCGGAAGACAAAGCCTTGTATGAACGCGTGGGGTTTGATGGCTATGTTGCCAAGCCCATAGAGCAGCTTGAGCTTATCAACACCATAGCAACCGTACTCGCACAGAGCCGCAATGTACAATAA
- a CDS encoding DUF1801 domain-containing protein — translation MNETINSGADAVTAKIASVNDWRAVVLQQIRSLILSVDKDVEEDIKWRKPSNPTGVPVWSKAGMICTGEVYKDKVKLTFAYGAKFEDEHQLFNTGFAGNTRRAIDIKQQDTINEAHFCTLIRAAIRYNAAR, via the coding sequence ATGAATGAAACGATAAACTCAGGCGCTGATGCGGTCACTGCAAAGATAGCGAGTGTAAACGATTGGCGTGCAGTGGTATTGCAGCAGATCAGAAGTCTGATCTTAAGTGTTGATAAAGATGTAGAGGAAGATATCAAATGGCGTAAGCCAAGCAACCCCACAGGTGTGCCCGTCTGGTCAAAAGCTGGCATGATCTGCACGGGCGAAGTTTACAAAGATAAGGTCAAACTTACCTTTGCATATGGCGCAAAGTTTGAAGATGAACACCAGTTATTCAATACAGGGTTTGCTGGTAATACTCGAAGGGCGATTGATATTAAACAGCAGGACACCATCAATGAAGCCCATTTCTGTACACTGATCCGCGCAGCGATTCGGTATAACGCTGCGCGTTAA
- the grpE gene encoding nucleotide exchange factor GrpE, with amino-acid sequence MSEQTKAPEQELEQEQTQTEAEVVEAQAEQQTQEEQAENAGELSPEEEIAGLYAELETAKQTIDSQKDSVVRAAAELENVRRRAAQDVEKAHKFALEKFSNELLPVIDNLERAIEFSDKENEALKPVLEGIDMTIKTFTDALAKFGVEAVNPQGEAFNPELHQAMSIQPSNDVSPNTVLAVMQKGYTLNGRLLRPAMVMVSKAAE; translated from the coding sequence ATGTCTGAGCAGACAAAAGCCCCAGAGCAAGAGCTTGAACAAGAACAAACACAAACGGAAGCAGAAGTTGTAGAAGCGCAAGCAGAACAACAAACTCAGGAAGAGCAGGCAGAAAATGCGGGTGAGTTGAGCCCAGAAGAAGAAATCGCTGGTCTGTACGCTGAGCTTGAAACCGCTAAGCAAACTATCGACTCACAAAAAGATAGCGTTGTACGCGCTGCCGCTGAGCTTGAAAATGTTCGTCGCCGTGCAGCGCAGGACGTTGAAAAAGCACACAAATTTGCGTTAGAAAAGTTCTCAAACGAATTACTACCCGTAATCGATAACCTAGAGCGTGCTATTGAGTTTTCTGACAAAGAAAACGAAGCGCTAAAGCCTGTGCTTGAAGGTATCGATATGACTATTAAGACATTTACAGATGCCCTTGCTAAATTTGGTGTTGAAGCAGTCAACCCACAAGGTGAGGCATTTAACCCAGAGCTACATCAAGCAATGTCAATTCAGCCGAGCAATGATGTATCACCAAATACTGTGCTTGCTGTGATGCAAAAAGGGTATACCTTAAACGGCCGTCTATTGCGCCCTGCAATGGTGATGGTCTCTAAGGCTGCTGAATAA
- a CDS encoding tetratricopeptide repeat protein codes for MRQNVVGVCLVRFLLFVTCTFYFCQHALAKDFSYFESKLDEASDYLTVNPAQSLIILDSLEQLQDVPVPLFIQWHLLSARASVPTNKVDRLYTSINATFLYPDDMFFKANLPTILSALGIWLRRQEYLDDADTSLKCAYKYAENDRQRLTLTNSMALVARNQDDYQKARTLYAKARKLAEDLKQTPVLAMIESNLGSLALDQGRIFEAEQYFRHALLGYQAIDKRSGQISAGINLMFVFLIQKQIVNYERLQGPTSTLTTAFPNESKQAWLQWLEARYKQLEGDMPNQSTKQALQLAYTQLESDKVKLLVHRYLAKELGVEVTAPLPITAKTFSSPWFDKVKQCSW; via the coding sequence ATGCGCCAAAATGTGGTTGGGGTTTGCTTGGTTCGGTTTTTACTCTTTGTAACTTGTACATTTTATTTTTGCCAACACGCGTTGGCGAAAGACTTTTCATATTTTGAAAGTAAGCTAGACGAGGCCAGCGACTATTTAACAGTAAACCCAGCACAATCACTGATTATTCTCGACAGTTTAGAACAGCTGCAAGATGTACCTGTGCCGTTATTTATTCAGTGGCATTTGCTGAGCGCTCGTGCATCTGTACCAACAAATAAAGTAGATAGGCTCTATACCTCAATAAACGCGACCTTTTTGTATCCAGATGATATGTTTTTTAAAGCAAACCTCCCGACCATTTTGAGTGCTCTTGGGATTTGGTTACGCCGACAGGAGTACCTTGATGATGCTGATACTAGCCTCAAGTGTGCCTACAAATATGCAGAAAATGACCGCCAACGGCTTACGCTGACTAACAGTATGGCGCTAGTTGCCCGCAACCAAGATGACTATCAAAAAGCGAGAACATTGTATGCCAAAGCACGCAAATTGGCTGAGGATTTAAAACAAACCCCAGTACTTGCAATGATCGAAAGCAATTTGGGTAGCCTCGCGCTTGATCAAGGTCGAATATTTGAAGCAGAGCAGTATTTTCGCCATGCTTTGTTGGGCTATCAAGCCATTGATAAACGCTCGGGTCAAATCTCAGCGGGAATTAACTTGATGTTTGTCTTTCTTATTCAAAAACAAATCGTCAACTACGAACGTTTACAAGGGCCTACCTCTACCCTAACTACAGCTTTTCCAAACGAATCAAAACAAGCTTGGCTACAATGGCTTGAGGCGCGCTATAAACAACTCGAAGGAGACATGCCCAACCAAAGCACCAAACAAGCGTTGCAACTGGCATATACCCAGTTAGAAAGCGATAAAGTAAAGCTACTAGTACATAGATATTTAGCAAAAGAGTTAGGCGTCGAAGTAACGGCTCCACTCCCCATCACAGCCAAGACTTTTTCCAGTCCTTGGTTTGATAAAGTGAAGCAGTGTAGTTGGTAA
- a CDS encoding HrcA family transcriptional regulator produces the protein MKLNPRDEQILCAVMRHYCNGEGQPVASSKIAKQDGLAICSATVRNAMARLENQGLLYSPHTSAGRVPTDQGVKFWLQEFFPLADVAVHWQPDQSAIVSFAHLLSQNFQVCCCVGLPQVSSKQMFRVEVLDFDRKNWLVLLLDRAGQSHNICIDKPVDDSDALRYQFAAWMNTVFSQQTLVEGLHRMRAMAHSAPPSCHHILAQWTKQLSQQLGSDNAIVVGERYLYNRLELDREINLGVGFLDQVEDRLAFKDGVSVLLGEELSMLGLHRVVVLSVPYFSKGEYQSRFCVICPADSKIEAILSEFKKLPQ, from the coding sequence ATGAAACTAAATCCCAGAGATGAACAAATTCTGTGTGCGGTCATGCGCCATTATTGTAATGGTGAAGGGCAGCCTGTTGCATCCAGCAAAATAGCAAAGCAGGACGGCCTTGCTATTTGTTCCGCAACCGTACGCAATGCAATGGCAAGACTTGAAAATCAAGGCTTATTGTATTCGCCGCACACGTCAGCTGGCCGCGTGCCCACCGACCAAGGTGTAAAATTCTGGCTACAGGAGTTTTTTCCTCTGGCTGATGTTGCCGTTCATTGGCAACCAGATCAATCCGCAATAGTCTCTTTTGCACATTTATTGAGTCAAAACTTTCAGGTCTGTTGCTGCGTGGGATTACCACAAGTTAGCAGCAAACAAATGTTCCGTGTGGAAGTGCTCGATTTTGATCGTAAAAACTGGCTGGTCCTGCTGTTAGACAGAGCGGGGCAATCACACAATATTTGTATTGATAAACCCGTTGATGACTCCGACGCGTTGCGTTACCAGTTCGCAGCTTGGATGAATACCGTATTCAGTCAACAAACTTTAGTTGAAGGGTTGCACCGAATGCGCGCCATGGCACACAGTGCACCGCCGAGTTGTCATCATATTTTGGCCCAGTGGACTAAGCAGTTAAGTCAGCAATTAGGCTCAGATAATGCAATTGTTGTCGGCGAGCGCTACTTATATAACCGCTTAGAGTTGGATAGAGAGATTAATCTTGGCGTCGGATTTTTGGACCAAGTTGAAGACCGTTTGGCGTTTAAAGACGGCGTATCCGTGTTACTTGGTGAAGAGCTAAGCATGCTCGGTTTACATCGCGTAGTGGTGCTCAGTGTGCCGTATTTCTCTAAAGGGGAATATCAAAGTCGCTTTTGCGTGATTTGCCCTGCGGATTCCAAGATCGAAGCTATCTTGTCGGAATTCAAAAAATTGCCGCAATAA
- the recN gene encoding DNA repair protein RecN gives MLLALNVQNFAIVSALNIDWHCGMTAITGETGAGKSIAIDALSLCLGERADPSAIRPGTDKADISAQFDVSNLPAAKRFLTEHMLDNEENECILRRVISKSGRSKSYINGSPVTAGQQKELGQHLIAIHGQHAHQLLLKPEYQLHLLDAYANHTTLLQAVKGQYNHYHKLQKEYAELQKSQQAQAAKKQLLEYQVAELDEFALQEGEYEDIETEHSRLSHSQTILEQCHRELSRLYENDEQTVLSQLQQSAQVFSELTSFDKTLENIAQVLEEAAVQVEEASREIRSYSDSVEQDPMRLQELEDRLSQALDLARKHQVQPELLYQHHQALQHELESISSDSARLDALEEEIAEAINAYNQAALGLSQSRQQASKSLNERISASMKELAMGDGQFEIQLTPNFGAKPSPLGYDHIEFYVSTNPGQPLQPMGKVASGGELSRISLAVQVIIATRVTTPTLIFDEVDVGISGPTAATVGKLLRQLGQSTQVICVTHLPQVACSGHNQFFVAKRVENGETFTKMTPMAESQRIDEIARLIGGDKISDTTRASAKELLQVQSA, from the coding sequence ATGCTTTTAGCTTTAAATGTTCAAAATTTTGCTATTGTTAGTGCGCTAAATATTGACTGGCATTGCGGCATGACCGCAATTACAGGTGAAACAGGCGCGGGTAAGTCCATTGCGATCGATGCGCTTTCTTTATGTCTCGGTGAGCGTGCTGATCCTTCTGCTATTCGTCCAGGTACCGACAAGGCGGATATCTCTGCTCAGTTTGATGTTTCAAATCTCCCTGCTGCCAAACGCTTTCTAACGGAGCATATGCTAGATAACGAAGAGAATGAATGTATTCTTCGTCGTGTTATTAGTAAAAGTGGGCGTAGTAAAAGCTACATCAATGGCTCCCCTGTTACTGCTGGCCAGCAAAAGGAGTTAGGCCAACATCTTATTGCGATCCATGGACAACATGCCCATCAGCTACTGCTAAAGCCAGAATATCAACTGCACTTGCTTGATGCTTACGCAAACCACACGACTTTGTTACAAGCAGTTAAGGGCCAATATAATCACTACCATAAACTGCAAAAAGAATATGCCGAACTACAAAAGTCACAACAGGCACAAGCTGCAAAAAAACAACTTCTTGAGTACCAAGTAGCAGAGCTTGATGAGTTTGCCCTACAAGAAGGCGAATATGAAGATATTGAGACCGAACATTCGCGCCTAAGCCATAGCCAGACCATTTTAGAACAATGCCACCGTGAGCTTTCTCGCCTTTATGAAAATGATGAGCAGACTGTGCTATCGCAACTACAACAAAGTGCACAAGTGTTCTCTGAACTCACCAGTTTTGACAAAACCCTTGAAAATATTGCGCAAGTGCTTGAAGAGGCAGCAGTACAAGTGGAAGAAGCAAGTAGAGAGATCCGCAGTTATTCCGATTCAGTTGAACAAGATCCGATGCGACTACAAGAGCTAGAAGATAGACTCTCCCAAGCTCTAGATTTAGCTAGAAAACATCAAGTTCAGCCTGAATTGCTATATCAGCACCATCAAGCACTGCAACATGAGCTTGAGTCTATTAGCTCTGACTCTGCACGACTGGATGCATTAGAGGAAGAAATTGCTGAAGCCATCAACGCCTATAACCAAGCTGCACTAGGGTTAAGTCAAAGCCGCCAGCAAGCCAGTAAGTCTCTTAACGAACGTATTTCTGCAAGTATGAAAGAGCTTGCGATGGGTGATGGTCAATTTGAGATCCAGTTAACGCCTAACTTTGGCGCTAAACCGAGTCCACTTGGGTATGACCACATTGAATTTTACGTCTCTACTAACCCAGGCCAACCTTTACAACCGATGGGCAAAGTTGCCTCAGGTGGTGAGCTATCTCGGATAAGCTTAGCCGTTCAAGTGATTATCGCAACACGCGTTACGACACCCACTTTGATTTTCGATGAAGTTGATGTTGGGATCTCAGGTCCAACGGCTGCAACCGTAGGTAAATTGCTACGCCAGCTTGGCCAGTCTACGCAAGTTATTTGTGTTACCCATTTACCGCAAGTGGCATGCAGTGGTCACAACCAGTTCTTTGTCGCAAAACGGGTAGAAAATGGCGAAACCTTTACCAAAATGACCCCAATGGCAGAAAGCCAGCGCATTGATGAAATCGCAAGGTTAATTGGCGGTGATAAAATAAGCGACACGACAAGAGCCAGTGCAAAGGAGTTATTACAAGTACAAAGTGCGTAA